A genomic window from Onychostoma macrolepis isolate SWU-2019 chromosome 22, ASM1243209v1, whole genome shotgun sequence includes:
- the LOC131529676 gene encoding GTPase IMAP family member 8-like has product MEPNTRFNVVLLGKTMAGISASGNTILGREAFVSKKSSKSITRDVAVQSGSVGDIEVTVYDTPGLFNTEMSEDEIQKKYKEVLQRCESDPCVFLLVIKADKFSEEERKTVEKIEQLLGDERLKKTWILFTRGDELEDGNVTIQEFINETEALKNLIQKYDQRYHVLNNKTKEQAGQVQMLLIKIIKSYFNINFKEEVSEIQNPAIRKGLNDCEQDKSEQVSSLSSRRIVLLGKSGVGKSAAGNTILGQRELISLQRINSVTSECSKEHTTLSGRSVTVVDTPGLFDTQMKPEELAEEIARSVYISSPGPHAFLIVLRVTDRFTEQEQQIPQMIEMMFGQEVLKYSFILFTHGDLLEDKSVEKLIEQNCRLRDLVQKCGDRYHVFNNKDLNNREQVNDLLQKIDSMIEQNGGGHYSNQMYEDAQRFRREEEEQRQRDEEQRKQQEEKQRQEEIERVKKETEERLRAEYEVRSERASRETER; this is encoded by the exons ATGGAACCAAATACACGTTTTAATGTGGTGTTGCTGGGAAAAACCATGGCTGGGATAAGTGCATCAGGAAACACAATCCTGGGACGAGAAGCTTTCGTCTCAAAGAAAAGTTCCAAATCTATTACTCGAGATGTTGCTGTTCAATCTGGATCAGTTGGTGACATTGAAGTCACTGTTTATGACACACCAGGATTATTTAACACAGAGATGAGTGAAGATGAGATTCAGAAGAAATATAAAGAGGTTCTTCAGAGATGTGAATCTGATCCCTGTGTGTTTCTGCTGGTGATCAAAGCTGACAAATTCagtgaagaagagagaaaaactgTGGAGAAGATTGAGCAGCTGCTGGGAGACGAGCGCCTGAAGAAAACCTGGATTCTCTTCACCAGAGGAGACGAACTGGAGGATGGAAACGTGACTATACAAGAATTCATCAATGAAACTGAAGCACTGAAGAACCTCATTCAGAAATATGATCAGAGATACCACGTGCTCAACAACAAGACAAAGGAACAAGCTGGACAAGTTCAAATGCTgttgataaaaataattaaatcatactTCAACATCAACTTCA AAGAAGAAGTATCAGAGATTCAGAATCCAGCTATAAGAAAAGGACTCAACGATTGTGAACAAGACAAGTCTGAACAAGTCTCCAGTCTCTCATCCAGACGGATTGTTCTTCTGGGTAAAAGTGGAGTTGGGAAGAGTGCAGCTGGAAACACAATCCTGGGACAGAGAGAGCTTATATCTTTACAGCGAATTAATTCAGTAACCAGTGAATGTTCAAAGGAACACACCACTCTTTCAGGCAGATCTGTGACTGTAGTGGATACTCCTGGACTCTTTGACACACAGATGAAACCTGAAGAGTTAGCTGAGGAGATAGCCAGAAGTGTGTATATATCCAGTCCTGGACCGCACGCTTTCCTCATTGTGTTGAGAGTAACAGACAGATTCACTGAACAGGAGCAGCAGATTCCTCAGATGATTGAGATGATGTTTGGTCAGGAGGTGTTAAAATACTCCTTCATTCTCTTCACTCATGGAGATCTGCTGGAAGATAAGTCAGTAGAGAAACTCATTGAGCAGAACTGCAGATTAAGAGATCTAGTTCAGAAGTGTGGAGACAGATATCACGTCTTCAACAATAAAGATCTGAATAACAGAGAGCAGGTGAATGATCTCCTGCAGAAGATTGACTCAATGATAGAGCAGAATGGAGGAGGACACTACAGTAACCAGATGTACGAAGATGCTCAGAGATTCAGACGAGAGGAAGAAgagcagagacagagagatgaaGAGCAGAGAAAACAACAAGAGGAGAAACAAAGACAAGAGGAGATTGAGAGAGTgaagaaagagacagaggaGAGACTCAGAGCAGAGTATGAAGTTAGATCTGAACGAGCgagcagagagacagagagatga